GGAACGGCTTTTGCAGATGAGGAATCTCTTCAAACTTATATAACAAGACTTGAAGAAGCGAAGAATAGAGACCACCGTAAAATAGGCAAAGAACTCGACCTTTTCAGTATTCAGCCCGAAGGTCCTGGATTTCCCTTCTTCCACCCCAAGGGCATGGCTATACTGAACAAGCTCACTGAGTTCTGGCGACAAGTTCACGAAAAGAACGGGTACTGCGAGATTCGAACCCCTCTTATTCTTGATCGCAGTCTTTGGATTCGTTCTGGGCATTGGGATCACTATCGTGACAACATGTATTTTACAGAGATCGACGAGATGCCTTTTGCCATTAAACCAATGAATTGCCCTGGTGGAATTCTTATTTATAAAAGTCAGATAAGAAGTTATCGTGATCTTCCCTTGCGGATGGCGGAATTAGGGATAGTCCACCGCCACGAGCGATCAGGTGTTCTTCATGGTTTAATGCGAGTACGTTGTTTTACGCAGGATGATGCTCATCTTTACTGCACACCAGAGCAGGTTAAAGATGAGATCAAAGGGATTATGTATCTTTGCCAGTACATATATAGGGATATCTTTGGCTTTAAATATACAATGGAGCTTTCTACCCGTCCTGAGAACTCCATGGGGTCAGAAGAACAGTGGAATATAGCTGAAACTGCCTTGAAAGAAGCTCTGGAAGAAACTAATATGCAATATCGCGTCAATCCTGGTGACGGCGCTTTTTATGGTCCCAAGATAGATTTCCACCTTGAGGATTGTATCGGACGTACATGGCAGTGTGGAACAATTCAGCTTGATTTCCAGATGCCTGAAAAATTCGACTTGACATTCGTCGGAGCTGACGGAAAAGAACATCGGCCCGTAATGCTTCACAGAACAATTCTGGGAAGTCTGGAACGGTTCTTCGGAATACTCATAGAACAGTTCGCTGGAGCTTTTCCTTATTGGTTAGCGCCTGTACAGGTCCGTTTGCTTCCTATCTCGGAAGATTTTCTTGATTATGCACGATTGGTTCAGGCGAAATTGGTTGCTAATAATATCAGGGTTGAAATAGATAGCAGAGATGAAAAGCTGGGGAAGAAGATCAGAGATGCCCAGATTCAGAAAATCCCATACATGGCCGTTATCGGAGAAAAAGAAGTTGCCAGCGATCAGGTCGCGCCTAGAGAGCGGAGCAGAGGGGATCTTGGTGCAATGTCAATCAACAGTTTTATTGATGTTTTAATGGAAGAAAAGAATCCGCTACTTAACAAGTAATTGCCAGATTTCAGCAGCTGTGATATAGTTTCTTAGTCTAAAGAAGAGGCCCACCCTCTCACCTGACGACGCAAGGCGTTGTTGTCTGGTCGAAACCATAACACTCTTTGAGAGTATTGCTTTGTATGTGTGAGGGTCGGTGGAAATCCATCGGCCCTTTTTTATATTATCACGGAGGTGAAGTGTTATAGCCAAAAGAGAAGCAGGGGAACCCCGCGTCAATGATGAAATCACTGTGAGTGAAGTGTTATTGATTGACGATAACGGAGTCAAAATAGGTGTCACCAAAATAGAGGATGCTTTACGTATGGCAGAAGAGAGAAATCTTGATCTAGTTGAGGTGGCTCCCCAGGCTAAAGTGCCAGTTTGCCGTATCCTTGATTATGGCAAATATCGTTATCAACTGCAGAAAAAAGAAAAAGATGCACGAAAGAAACAGAAGGGACAAACCCTAAAAGAAATCAAAATGCGTCCGAAAATCGATGAACACGACTATAATTTTAAGGTTAAGGCTGTTATGAATTTCTTGAAATGCGGACACCGGGTAAAAGTTTCTATTTTTTTCAGAGGTCGTGAGATGGCTTTCCTTGATAAAGGGCGCAATGTCCTTGCAAGAGTGGTTCATGACACAGAGAGTTTAGGCAAGGTAGAAGCAGAACCTCGTATGGAAGGTCGTTATATGAGAATGATGCTCACACCTTTAGGGCCGACAAAAACAAAGGAAACAAACAAACAGGATAAAAATCAGGAAGAAGTTGAACAGTCAGAGTAATAATCTTACTGAACAACTCTTTGGTGTAGTGTTTTAGTATACTTAACAGTGTGAAAGGAGGGTATTACTATGCCTAAGTTGAAATCTCATTCAGGAGCAAAAAAGAGATTCTCTTCAACCGGAACAGGCAAGTTCAGCTATAGAAAAAATGGAAGAGGGCATCTTTTGACAGGAAAGAGCAGAAGTCGTCTTCGTCGTCTCCGTAAAACGGGGTATGTTCCAGAAACATTGGCTGGAGATCTAAAAAAGCTGCTTCCCTATAGCTAGGGGTCGATTTCACGTATAAAATAAAGAATTTATGATTAAGAGAGGTGACATGCTATGCCTCGTGTTAAGGGTGGTAGCGTTAGTAATAAAAAAAGGAAAAAGCTATTTTCCATCACAAAAGGGTATTGGGGCAAAAAGAAGAATGTTTATAGAAGAGCGAGGGAAGCTTTTCTTAAATCTCTGTCTAGAGCCTATGATGACCGCAAACTGAAGAAAAGAGATTTTAGGCGTTTGTGGATCACTCGTATAAATGCGGCTGCGCGGGCCCAGGGGATGAGCTATAGTTCGCTTATAGCCGGACTTAAAAAAGCGGGCATTGGAATTAACAGAAAAATGCTTTCAGAACTGGCCATCAACGATATGCCGGCCTTTGCAAAATTGGTTGAACAAGCCCGTAATGCGTTAGGACAGTAGTTTTGAAAACGTATAGTTCTCTCCGAGTAGAGAGAACCATTGTAGCAGGGTTCCTATCGCTGATAGTGATAGGAACCCTGCTTATATGGGCCTTTAATTTGGAGGGAGAGCACTCTATCGCAGTTGTAGACGCTTTATTTACGGCGACATCTGCTGTTTGTGTTACAGGATTGACTGTTGTAGACACCGGTAAAGATCTGACGTTATTGTCTCAATGGGTTGTCCTTGTCCTTATACAACTGGGAGGACTTGGGGTTATGACTGCCGCTACGACCCTTCTACTACTTTTCAGACAAAAAATAGGGATACGCCAACGTTTGCTTTTTGCGGGAGGTCTTGGACTCGATACGCCGGCAGGAGCCATTAAGCTTCTTATCCTCATATTGAAGATGACTGTTGCAATAGAGGTGGCTGGGGCCGTCCCCCTTTTCATAGCATTTGTTCGGGACTACAACCCGGCGCGGGCTTTATATCTGGCTTTATTTCATAGCATTAGTGCTTTCTGCAACGCAGGTTTTTCTCCTTTCTCAACGGGCTTGCAAGGTTATGCTCATACTTTTCTTGTCCCCGCCACTATTATGCTTCTAATTATTTTAGGTGGTGCAGGCTTTCTTGTTCTTTTGGGAATAGCCCGATATATGAGAAGGGGTGAACCATTGACACCTCACTGCCACCTTGTCATAAAGGTTACAGGTATCCTGATCATTGGCGGAGCTTTTCTATTTCTTATTTCTGACTGGAACGGGGCATTTAGAGGACTATCTCCAACTCTTAAAGTATGGAACGCTCTTTTTCAGAGCGTCACCCCTCGCACTGCGGGGTTTGATACTATACGAACAGCGAACTTTACAGCTTTGGGGGTTTTTGTTACCTGCCTATTGATGATCATAGGGGCTTCTCCCGGCTCTACTGGTGGTGGGGTCAAAACGACGACCTTGGGACTTTTAGTCTATTCGGCTCTTTGTGAGATGAGGGGAAGAAATAACATTGTTTATGCTAATCGTAATATATCCTTTAATAATGTGCGCAGAGCTCTTTCGTTAAGCCTTCTGTACGTTAGTACCGTCCTTTTGAGTATAGTGTTATTGTCTTTTACGGAAACGGCTCCCTTCCACACATTGATCTTTGAAGCCTTCTCCGCTATGGGCACGGTGGGACTTTCATTGGGAATTACGTCGTCCCTTTCTACAATGGGTAAAATTATTCTTATAATGTTGATGTTCTGGGGAAGGGTTGGTATCCTTACATTTATGTACGTAGTAATAACTCGAGAAACACGGGATAATGTGAATTACGCTGCAACAAACATCCCGGTAGGCTAGGAGGCTAATGGGTATGGCTGAGAAAAGAAAAATGGTCCTTGTGGTTGGATTGGGACGTTTTGGCCTCTCCTTATGTGAAAAGCTGGCTGCTATGGGGCAGTATGTAGTTGGAGTTGATGCAGACCCGGCCAAAGTTGAAGCAGTAGCAGATATTATAGCTTTAGCAGCTCAGCTTGACGCTACTGATGAAGATGCTCTTATAAAAGTTGGGGCGAAAGAAGCGGACATCGCTGTCGTTACCATAGGAGAAAACATAGAGGCTAGTATTCTTGCAACCACTATAATCAAGGGGTTTAATATCCCCCTTGTTGTAGCTCGTGCTCAGACGGCACTTCATGCCAGAGTCCTTTCGCGGGTCGGGGCACATAGAGTTATTTTCCCAGAACGGGATATGGGGCAAAAAGTAGCGGAACAGTTTGTCCATCCTTGGCTTTCAAGTTTCTCTCAACTTCCGGGTGGAGACTATTTGGTGGGAGAAGTTATGCCATTGCGTGAAATGTTGGGGAAAAGCCTTGCCGAACTGGATTTTCGGAAGAAATATAATGCAATGGTTTTGCTTTTTGATAGGAAAGGGTCACGATTTTTGCCGTCGGCAGATACGGTTATAAATAAAGACGATCTCCTTCTTATCGCCGGTAAAAAGAATGATTTGGATAAACTTTTATTGGCCATTGAGGAAGAACGTGAAAGGGAGGGTAATGGAGCGTGAGCGAAATTCATAACAATATAGAAAAGTGTCGTGTTGAATTTCTGGATCAGCTTGAACAGGCCAGTTCTGCTGATGAAATTCAGGATCTGAAAGTGAAGTACCTTGGTAAAAAAGGGAAAGTCACGTCGCTTTTGAAAACTCTTGGATCACTGCCTCCAGAGAAAAGGCCAGCGGTGGGGCAGTTGGTCAACAAGCTGAGAGATGAAATAGAAGAACAGCTTTCAATACGCAAAACTTTTTTGGAAGAAAAAGAATGGGAGGAAGCAGAACAGAAAGAGTTCATTGATGTGACCCTCCCTTCTCGCGGCCGGACGTGGGGTGCTTTTCATCCAGTGGCACAGGTTACTATTGATGTCATAAATATCCTTTCAGGATTAGGCTTTTCTGTTGCTTTGGGCCCCGAGATCGAGGATGATTTTCATAATTTTGAGGCCCTTAATATTCCATCTTTTCACCCGGCAAGGGATATGCAGGATACTTTTTATTTTGATGAAAAACATTTGCTTAGAACACATACTTCTCCAGTGCAGGTTCGCTCTATGCTGAAATATGGGGCACCTCTTAGAATAGTATGTCCAGGAAAGGTCTATCGACGGGATAGTGACCCGACTCATTCACCCATGTTCCATCAGCTGGAAGGCCTTCTTGTGGATAAAGATATTGCCATTGCTGACTTAAAGGGATGCTTAGAAGTGCTGGTTAACAGTATTTTTGGTCGGCCGCTCAAAGCGCGATATCGAGCTAGCTATTTCCCATTCACCGAACCCTCTCTTGAACTGGACGTAGAGTGTGTTGAATGCTCTGGGAAGAATCCCCAGTGCCGTATTTGTAAAGGTACGGGCTGGCTTGAAATAGGCGGTCTCGGTATGGTTCACCCGAATGTTTTGAGAGCTGGTGGTATTGATCCTAATGTTTACAACGGCTTTGCCTGGGGAATGGGGCTTGATCGCCTTGCTCTGCTAAAGTACAAACTGACAGACCTCCGCGTTCTTTTTGAGGGGAATGTCCCCTATCTTCTTTCTGGGAGGTGCAAATCATGTTAGTGTCCTGGAATTGGCTTAATGGCCTTGTATCTATTCCCGCGTCTCTTGAAGAGGTTGCGGAAAAACTTACTCTCACTGGTTGCGAAGTAGAGGCAATAACTCGTCCATGCGAAAGGTTATCAGGTGTGCGGGTTGCCCAGGTTATTGCTCTCGAACCGCATTCTCGTAAAAATTCCCTTCGAGTAGCCTCTCTCAATTATGGGGAGGGGGCAGCAGTCTGTGTCACAGCTGCTACCAATTTAAAAATTGGAGATCTTGTACCTTATGGGCCTTCAGGTGCCGTACTTGCTGATGGAACAGTGCTTGGAGAAAGGGATTTTGATGGTGTGGTGAGCCAGGGGATGATGCTTTCGGCTGATGAAATTGGTCTCCCTGATATAGCTGATGAATCTGGCATTTTACGCCTACCTTCGGATGCTCCTGTCGGAAAAGACGTAAAGAAATATCTACGCCTGGACGATGCGGTTCTTGATATCTCTATTACACCGAATAGAGGGGATTTGTTGAGTGCTCTTGGCATCGCCAGGGAAGTGTACGCTCTTTTCCCAGATGTTGTAGGCAGGAAAAACTTTAAGAATCGTTCAAATGAAGGTATGGAGTGGCCTGTTAATTTCCGCTCTATATCTTTGGAGGACGAAGGTTGTCGGTGTTATCTGTTGGGACTTGCTACAGATGTCAAGATCGAACCATCTCCATTGCCTATACGCATATTACTATCTCTTATGGGTATGCGCCCCATATCCAATATAGTCGATGCTACCAACCTGACCATGCTTTTAATGGGTCAGCCTCTCCATGCCTTTGATCTAGACCGTTTACCAGAGAACGAAATTACAGTTCGCTCTGCCACGCCAGAAGAAAAGATCATTACTCTTGACGGCAAAGAAAGAGTCCTTGATCCCCTTGATATTCTCATTACAAGTGGAGGATCAGCCATTGGTATTGCTGGAGTTATGGGAGGGGAGAATACTGAAATTTGTGAAACGACTCGCAATGTTGTCATAGAAAGCGCTAATTTTGATGCAATAAGGGTTAGCCGCACTTCTCGCCGCCTTGGGCTTAATAGTGAAGCGGCTTTCAGGTACTCAAGGGGAGTAGATCCAGAACTCGTATACCCAGCTATGGCCTATGTTATTTCTCTACTGAAGAAGTGGGGCGCCGCTACCACGGAATGGGAAGTCCTTGAAGCAACAACAGGATCCATCAGCGGCCGTGAAGTAGTATTGACCCGGGAAAAACTCAATAAACTATTGTTATGGGATGATCTTCAAGAGTCTTCTCAAATTCTTGGGCGTCTTGGTATCAGAGAGGTGTCAAAAGAAAAAGAGAACATGCGTATTTTTAAAATCCCTTCTTACAGGCCAGATATCTCAATAGAGGAAGATCTTATCGAAGAAGTGGCCAGAATTCGGGGATATAACGATATGCCAAGTCGTCTCCCTCAAAAGATGAGCCATCCAGGAGAAAGAGGGGCATGGACGGAACTCCAGGCAGGTCTGCGCCAAATAGCGTTGGCAAGAGGATACATTGAGGTTGTAACATACTCTTTCCTGTCACCGTCTTATATAAAACTTCTTCGGTTGCCGGAAGATGATGAAAGGGCACACCCCTTTGTCTTATCCAATCCTCTTAGCGCAGACCTTTCGGCAATGCGGACATTGATGCTTCCAGGCCTGATTAACGCTCTTGCTTCTTCACTCCGATCCGGGTGGAGAGAGGCTGTTCGCCTATTTGAACTGGGCAGGGTATTCCTGCGGGATTCAGAATCAGACGCGGGGAAAAAAGAAGTAGAGAGGTTAGCAGGGCTTATCTACCCAGGCCGTGACATACGTAATGTTTATAAAGAATGTCTAGTAGAAGATTTTATGTCTGTCAAAAGCGATGTAGAAGCTTTTCTTCAGAGCAGGGGCGTAAATTACATCTTAAGGTTGGGGGCAGAACCCTTCGGACACGGGGGACAAACAGCTGAGATATGTATTGGCAATGAAAAAGTTGGCTACATTGCCCGGCTTAAACCATCCCTTGAAAAAGAACTGGACATGGGGTCCCCTATATATGCTTTTGAGATATCCCTTGATCCACTTATTGAGGATGTCCATCCTTTGTTCTGCGAAAATCCGCCATATCCTGCTGTCCACCGGGATATATCTCTTTTAGTGCCTGAAAATAAAGAAGGAAAGACAGTAGAAGATGAAATTCGTTCAGCAGCAGGTTCTTTGCTTTGGAACCTTCGTCTTTTCGATGTGTATAAGGGCCATGGCGTTCCGGAAGGATCGCGCAGCCTGGCTTTCTCCCTTGCCTATAGGGATATGAAACGCACGCTTAGCGATGAAGAAGTTGATGCAGTGCATAATAGAGTAAGGGAAGAAATGGCGTCAAAAGGGTATACTCTTCGCTAAATGATGAGTTCAGGAACGGAGGCACTGGCT
This region of Aminobacterium colombiense DSM 12261 genomic DNA includes:
- a CDS encoding TrkH family potassium uptake protein — encoded protein: MKTYSSLRVERTIVAGFLSLIVIGTLLIWAFNLEGEHSIAVVDALFTATSAVCVTGLTVVDTGKDLTLLSQWVVLVLIQLGGLGVMTAATTLLLLFRQKIGIRQRLLFAGGLGLDTPAGAIKLLILILKMTVAIEVAGAVPLFIAFVRDYNPARALYLALFHSISAFCNAGFSPFSTGLQGYAHTFLVPATIMLLIILGGAGFLVLLGIARYMRRGEPLTPHCHLVIKVTGILIIGGAFLFLISDWNGAFRGLSPTLKVWNALFQSVTPRTAGFDTIRTANFTALGVFVTCLLMIIGASPGSTGGGVKTTTLGLLVYSALCEMRGRNNIVYANRNISFNNVRRALSLSLLYVSTVLLSIVLLSFTETAPFHTLIFEAFSAMGTVGLSLGITSSLSTMGKIILIMLMFWGRVGILTFMYVVITRETRDNVNYAATNIPVG
- the infC gene encoding translation initiation factor IF-3; the encoded protein is MAKREAGEPRVNDEITVSEVLLIDDNGVKIGVTKIEDALRMAEERNLDLVEVAPQAKVPVCRILDYGKYRYQLQKKEKDARKKQKGQTLKEIKMRPKIDEHDYNFKVKAVMNFLKCGHRVKVSIFFRGREMAFLDKGRNVLARVVHDTESLGKVEAEPRMEGRYMRMMLTPLGPTKTKETNKQDKNQEEVEQSE
- the pheT gene encoding phenylalanine--tRNA ligase subunit beta, giving the protein MLVSWNWLNGLVSIPASLEEVAEKLTLTGCEVEAITRPCERLSGVRVAQVIALEPHSRKNSLRVASLNYGEGAAVCVTAATNLKIGDLVPYGPSGAVLADGTVLGERDFDGVVSQGMMLSADEIGLPDIADESGILRLPSDAPVGKDVKKYLRLDDAVLDISITPNRGDLLSALGIAREVYALFPDVVGRKNFKNRSNEGMEWPVNFRSISLEDEGCRCYLLGLATDVKIEPSPLPIRILLSLMGMRPISNIVDATNLTMLLMGQPLHAFDLDRLPENEITVRSATPEEKIITLDGKERVLDPLDILITSGGSAIGIAGVMGGENTEICETTRNVVIESANFDAIRVSRTSRRLGLNSEAAFRYSRGVDPELVYPAMAYVISLLKKWGAATTEWEVLEATTGSISGREVVLTREKLNKLLLWDDLQESSQILGRLGIREVSKEKENMRIFKIPSYRPDISIEEDLIEEVARIRGYNDMPSRLPQKMSHPGERGAWTELQAGLRQIALARGYIEVVTYSFLSPSYIKLLRLPEDDERAHPFVLSNPLSADLSAMRTLMLPGLINALASSLRSGWREAVRLFELGRVFLRDSESDAGKKEVERLAGLIYPGRDIRNVYKECLVEDFMSVKSDVEAFLQSRGVNYILRLGAEPFGHGGQTAEICIGNEKVGYIARLKPSLEKELDMGSPIYAFEISLDPLIEDVHPLFCENPPYPAVHRDISLLVPENKEGKTVEDEIRSAAGSLLWNLRLFDVYKGHGVPEGSRSLAFSLAYRDMKRTLSDEEVDAVHNRVREEMASKGYTLR
- a CDS encoding potassium channel family protein, whose product is MAEKRKMVLVVGLGRFGLSLCEKLAAMGQYVVGVDADPAKVEAVADIIALAAQLDATDEDALIKVGAKEADIAVVTIGENIEASILATTIIKGFNIPLVVARAQTALHARVLSRVGAHRVIFPERDMGQKVAEQFVHPWLSSFSQLPGGDYLVGEVMPLREMLGKSLAELDFRKKYNAMVLLFDRKGSRFLPSADTVINKDDLLLIAGKKNDLDKLLLAIEEEREREGNGA
- the pheS gene encoding phenylalanine--tRNA ligase subunit alpha → MSEIHNNIEKCRVEFLDQLEQASSADEIQDLKVKYLGKKGKVTSLLKTLGSLPPEKRPAVGQLVNKLRDEIEEQLSIRKTFLEEKEWEEAEQKEFIDVTLPSRGRTWGAFHPVAQVTIDVINILSGLGFSVALGPEIEDDFHNFEALNIPSFHPARDMQDTFYFDEKHLLRTHTSPVQVRSMLKYGAPLRIVCPGKVYRRDSDPTHSPMFHQLEGLLVDKDIAIADLKGCLEVLVNSIFGRPLKARYRASYFPFTEPSLELDVECVECSGKNPQCRICKGTGWLEIGGLGMVHPNVLRAGGIDPNVYNGFAWGMGLDRLALLKYKLTDLRVLFEGNVPYLLSGRCKSC
- the rpmI gene encoding 50S ribosomal protein L35 — its product is MPKLKSHSGAKKRFSSTGTGKFSYRKNGRGHLLTGKSRSRLRRLRKTGYVPETLAGDLKKLLPYS
- the rplT gene encoding 50S ribosomal protein L20, whose product is MPRVKGGSVSNKKRKKLFSITKGYWGKKKNVYRRAREAFLKSLSRAYDDRKLKKRDFRRLWITRINAAARAQGMSYSSLIAGLKKAGIGINRKMLSELAINDMPAFAKLVEQARNALGQ
- the thrS gene encoding threonine--tRNA ligase; translation: MFELKNANEDMIEIESGSVLNVLKRWEMHKGAVAAKINGRYVDLSAEIAESGLLEAIDGASEEGLDIIRHSAAHLMAQAFQSLYPEAHFGIGPSIKNGFYYDMELPESISEEALPKIEKEMKRLAKRAFPIERQILKKEEAIAFFKERGEKYKVELIEEIEDGTVSLYRQGDYVDLCRGPHVPNTSWIKHFKLLSVAGAYWRGDEKNIMLTRVYGTAFADEESLQTYITRLEEAKNRDHRKIGKELDLFSIQPEGPGFPFFHPKGMAILNKLTEFWRQVHEKNGYCEIRTPLILDRSLWIRSGHWDHYRDNMYFTEIDEMPFAIKPMNCPGGILIYKSQIRSYRDLPLRMAELGIVHRHERSGVLHGLMRVRCFTQDDAHLYCTPEQVKDEIKGIMYLCQYIYRDIFGFKYTMELSTRPENSMGSEEQWNIAETALKEALEETNMQYRVNPGDGAFYGPKIDFHLEDCIGRTWQCGTIQLDFQMPEKFDLTFVGADGKEHRPVMLHRTILGSLERFFGILIEQFAGAFPYWLAPVQVRLLPISEDFLDYARLVQAKLVANNIRVEIDSRDEKLGKKIRDAQIQKIPYMAVIGEKEVASDQVAPRERSRGDLGAMSINSFIDVLMEEKNPLLNK